The region GGTCTCCGCCTCGGCGGAGTGGATGAAGTCGGTCTCCCAGCCGGTCCTCTCGCACGGGACGAAGAACTCGCGCACGCAGCGGTGCCAATCGAAGATCTGATAGATCCCGGGAAGCTGATACCGGTACATGAACTCGTGCAGCGCTGACTCCAGCATCCATAATTGCCCGTGGTTGTTGATGATGAGCTGCTTGCGGAACCCGTCGTTCCACAGCCCGAGCATCACGTTGATCAACGTCTCACGCACCACCTCTTCGGGCAAGATCACCGTCCCCGGCATCCCGATGTGGTGATAGGGGTGTCCGCCGTAGGGAAGCGGGGGAAAGACGAGGTTCACCGGATGCCCCTGCTTCTCGGTGTACCGACGTAGTCCTTCGATCAGCTGGGTCACCTGGAACAGGTCATGCCCGGAGCAGGAGTGGTCCCCGTGCCGTTCGGTGGAGGCGACAGGGATGATCACGATGTCGTTCTTGCGCCGGTTCTCCACCACCTTGCTCCGCGGAGTCGTCTGGATGTACGAACCCGGCTTGCCAAGCTCCGGCGGAGAGGGGATCCCGTATTCAGCGAGGATCCGGTCGAT is a window of Candidatus Bipolaricaulota bacterium DNA encoding:
- a CDS encoding creatininase family protein, whose amino-acid sequence is MAEWLKTELPQVVFEDSQVGRLKKEIWDASEEEIDRILAEYGIPSPPELGKPGSYIQTTPRSKVVENRRKNDIVIIPVASTERHGDHSCSGHDLFQVTQLIEGLRRYTEKQGHPVNLVFPPLPYGGHPYHHIGMPGTVILPEEVVRETLINVMLGLWNDGFRKQLIINNHGQLWMLESALHEFMYRYQLPGIYQIFDWHRCVREFFVPCERTGWETDFIHSAEAETSLGLLLFPEGMIDMEHAVDGEGKSFLPGGHFDTSVDPYNRPHRWSEGEGHIAIEIAATPHGAVGKPSLADPKKAKRPVAAILRYLTLVHDEILERFPPGTVPPVEEVTLRTKEEMEPYLKEPGSPGWKPVYALPRRGFSSYS